CGAGGAGCACCCCGATCCTGCTCACGGCGGACTCGAGCCCGAGGCGTCGTCGCCGTAGTGGCGGAGGAACAGCTCCTCGAGCGACGCCGGCTCGATCCGGAGCCCCTCCGCGCCGTGCTGCGCCAGCAGGGGGAGCAGCGCCGTCACCGCATCGCTGTCGACGGTGCAGCGCACCCGCCCGCCCTCGACCCTCGCGTCGTGCACCGACGGCAGCGAGGCGAGGAACGCCGCATCGGCTCCCACGAACGACACCTCCGTGCGGGTGAGGTGGCGCAGCTCCGGGAGCGTGCCCGACTCGACGACCCTGCCGGCGCGGATGATGCTGACCCGATCGCACAGATGCTCGACCTCGGTGAGCATGTGGCTGGACAGCAGCACCGATGACCCTGCCGAGCGCACCCGCCGCAGCTCGCGCTGGAACGCCACCTCCATGAGCGGATCGAGCCCGCTCGTCGGTTCGTCGAGGATGTACAGCGCCGCCGGCACGGCGAAGGCCGCGATCAGCGCCACTTTCTGCCGGTTCCCCTTCGAGTAGGCTCGCCCCTTCTTGCGCGGATCGAACTGGAACTCCTCGATCAGGCGCGCTCTCTCGCGGCGGTAGACCGACTCGTGCCGGCTCGCTCCGCGCAGCCGCGTGAGCAGGTCGATGGCTTCGCCGCCGGAGATGTTCGGCCAGATGCTCACGTCGCCGGGCACGTACGCCATCCGTCGGTGCAGCCGCACCGCGTCGTTCCAGGGGTGACCTCCCAGCACGGATGCTTCGCCGTCGCTCGCGCGCGCGAGCCCGAGCAGGATGCGGATCGTGGTGGACTTCCCCGCCCCATTCGGGCCGAGGAAGCCGTGGATCTCACCGGCGGAGACCTCCAGGTCGAGTCCGTCGAGGGCGCGCGTGCGGCCGTACCGCTTCTGCAGGCCCCGGGTTCGGACGACCGTCGTCATGAGCACAACGTACGCCCGGCGAAAGCGGAAGGGGAGGCCCTCTCGCCGTAGGGCGGGCAGTATGGGTAGGGAATGCCCCACGAAAGGCCCCCCATGACGATCTCGCATCATCTCCGTGTCCACCGCAGCGACGAGAACCTGCCCCGCGAAGGCGAGCTGGCGTGGCACCTGGCGGAGGTTGCGACCGACGAGGTGGGCGTCGACGGCGATGTCGTCGACATGATCGTCAACCGGGTCATCGACAACGCCGCGGTGGCGGCAGCATCCCTCACCCGGCGCCCGGTGAGCGCTGCGCGACAGCAGGCTCTCGACCACCCGGTCTCGATCAGCGGCCCCGGCGCCACGATCTTCGGCTGCGCGCTCGAACGACGCACGAGCCCGGAGTGGGCCGCGTGGGCGAACGGGGTCGCCGTGCGGGAGCTCGACTACCACGACACGTTCCTCGCGGCCGACTACTCCCACCCGGGCGACAACATCCCGCCGATCCTGGCCGTCGCCCAGCACACCGGTCGCGACGGGGCGGCGCTCGTGCGCGGGCTCGCCACGGCCTACGAGATCCAGATCGACCTCGTACGGGCGATCTCGCTGCACAGGCACAAGATCGACCACGTCGCCCACCTCGGCCCCGCGGCTGCGGCGGGGATCGGCACGCTGCTCGGCCTCGACACCGAGACCATCCGGCAGGCGATCGGTCAGGCGCTGCACACCACCACCGCCACGCGTCAGTCGCGCAAGGGAGAGATCTCGACCTGGAAGGCGTTCGCGCCGGCGTTCGCGGGGAAGCTCGCCGTCGAGGCGGTCGACCGCGCGATGCGCGGCGAGACGTCGCCCGCCCCGATCTACGAGGGAGAGGACGGCGTGGTCGCCTGGTTGCTCGACGGCAAGGATGCGTCGTACGACGTTCCGCTGCCGGCCTCCGGCGAGTCCAAGCGCGCGATCCTCGACTCGTATACGAAGGAGCACTCCGCCGAGTACCAGGCGCAGGCGTGGATCGACCTCGCCCGCCGTCTCGGCACCGAGCGGCCCGACCTCCGCGACCCGGCGAACGTCGCCTCGATCGTGCTGCACACGAGCCACCACACGCACTACGTCATCGGCTCGGGCGCGAACGACCCGCAGAAGTACGATCCGACCGCCTCGCGCGAGACGCTCGACCACTCGATCCCGTACATCTTCGCCGTCGCGCTGCAGGACGGCGCCTGGCATCACGTCGACTCGTACACGCCCGAGCGCGCCGGCCGTCCCGACACCGTCGAGCTGTGGCGCAAGGTCACCACCGCGGAGGACGCCGAGTGGACGCGTCGCTACCACTCGGAGGATCCGAACGAGAAGGCCTTCGGAGGCCGCGTGGTGATCACCCTCGCCGACGGCTCGACCGTCGAAGAGGAGATCTCCGTCGCCGACGCGCACCCGCTGGGTGCGCGCCCGTTCGCCCGCGAGGACTACGTGCGCAAGTTCCGCCTGCTGGCCGAGCCCGTGCTGCTGCCGGAGGAGATCGAGCGCTTCCTCGATCTCGCCGAGCGTCTGCCCGAGCTCACGGCGGCGGAGGTGCTGCAGCTGAACATCGTCGCCAAGCACGGTGTGCTCGCCCTCGCGCCCGCCCCCAAGGGGCTGTTCTGATGCTGTACGCCCAGACCCCGGCGCACGAGAAGCGGCGGATGCTGCGCGAACGCCTCGCGTCCGGCGAGCTGCTGCGCTTCCCGGGCGCCTTCAACCCGCTGTCGGCGCGGCTGATCGAGCGGAAGGGCTTCGACGGGGTCTACGTCTCCGGCGCGGTGCTCGCCGCTGATCTGGGCCTCCCCGACATCGGGCTGACGACCCTCACCGAGGTCGCCGGGCGCGGTCAGCAGATCGCGCGGATGACCGAGCTCCCCGCGATCATCGACGCCGACACCGGGTTCGGCGAGCCGATGAACGTCGCGCGCACGATCCAGACCCTCGAAGACGCGGGGCTCGCGGGCGCCCACATCGAGGACCAGGTGAACCCGAAGCGCTGCGGGCACCTCGACGGCAAGAGCGTCGTCGACGGCGACACGGCCGTCAAGCGGATCCGCGCCGCCGTCGATGCGCGACGCGACCCCGATTTCCTCGTGATGGCCCGCACCGACATCCGTGCGATCGACGGCCTCGACGCGGCGATCGACCGGGCCAAGGCGCTCGTCGACGCCGGCGCCGACGCGATCTTCCCCGAGGCGATGCGCGACCTCGGCGAGTTCGAGGCCATGCGCGCGTCGCTCGACGTGCCGATCCTGGCCAACATGACCGAGTTCGGCAAGAGCGAGCTGTTCTCGACCGAGCAGCTGCGCAGCGCCGGCGTCAACATCGTGATCTGGCCCGTCTCGCTTCTGCGCCTCGCGATGGGGGCCGCCGACCGGGCGCTCGACACACTCGAGGACGAGGGGCACCTGACCTCGAGACTCGGCGAGATGCAGCATCGCGCCGACCTGTACGACCTCATCGACTACGAGGGCTACACCCGCTTCGACACGAACGTGTTCGACTTCCGCGTGGAGCGCTGAACCGCAGCATCCGCCGATCTCGAGGGAGAGAGATGACCGACATCAAGAAGGGCCTCGCCGGCGTGGTGGTGGATTACACCGCGATCAGCAAGGTGAACCCCGACACCAACAGCCTCCTCTACCGGGGCTACCCCGTGCAGGAGCTCGCCGCGTCCCAGCCCTTCGAGGCTGTCGCCTACCTCCTCTGGCACGGCGAGCTGCCCACCTCCGAGCAGCTGGCCGAGCTGCGCGCCTCCGAGCGGGAGAACCGGATGCTGCAGCCGGCGGTGAGAGCGGCGATCGACCTGCTGCCGACCACCGCGCACCCGATGGACGTCGTGCGAACGGCGGTGAGCGTGATCGGCGCGACCGATCCCCACGCCGACGATGCGAGCCCCGAGGCGGAGCTGGCCGGCAGCATCCGTCTCTTCTCCGCGCTTCCGGCCGTGATCGCCTACGACCAGCGCCGTCGTCGCGACGACGACCCGATCGAACCGGTCGAGCCGCGCGACGACCTGGACTACGCCGCGAACTTCCTCTGGATGACGTTCGAGGAGGAGTCCGAGCCGCTCGTCGTTGACGCGTTCAACGTCTCGCTGATCCTCTACGCCGAGCACTCCTTCAACGCCTCGACGTTCACCGCTCGCGTCATCACCTCGACCCTCAGCGACCTGTACTCCGCCGTCGTGGGAGCGATAGGGGCGCTGAAGGGACCGCTGCACGGGGGCGCGAACGAGGCCGTCATGCACGTCTTCGACGAGATCGGCGACGCGTCGAACGTCGTGCCCTGGCTCGACACCGCGCTCGCCGAGAAGCGGAAGGTCATGGGGTTCGGGCACCGCGTCTACAAGCGCGGCGACTCCCGGGTCCCGACGATGCGCGCGGCCCTCGTCGAACTCGTCGAGCACTACGACCGGCCGGACGTGCTCGACCTCTACGACGCGCTCGAGACGGAGTTCGTCGACCGCAAGGGCATCTACCCGAACCTCGACTACCCCTCGGGGCCGGCGTACCACCTGATGGGCTTCGACACCGCGACCTTCACACCGCTGTTCGTCGCCGCGCGGGTCACGGGGTGGACCGCGCACATCCGCGAGCAGCGGGCGTCGAACGCGCTCATCCGCCCCCTGTCGGAGTACAACGGGCCCGACGAGCGCCATATCGACGGCTACGAGGACTTCGTCGTCGCCGACGACACGGCCGAGCGCCCGGAGGAGGCGGCGGGCTGATGGCCGACCGCGAGCGGGTCGTGCTCGTCGCCGGTGCGCGCACGCCGATCGGGAGCTTCGCCGGGTCGCTGTCGACGGTTGCCGCCCACGAGCTCGGCGCCGTGGCGGTGACCGCCGCGCTCGAGCGCGCGGGTCTGGCCCCCGCCGACGTCGACGAGGTCGTGATGGGCTGCATCGCCCAGAACGGACCCGACGCCTACAACGCGCGGCGGGTGGCGCTCGCCGCGGGGCTTCCGACGCGCGTGCCCGCATTCACCGTCAATCGTCTCTGCGGCTCGGGGCTGCAGGCGATCTGGTCGGGCGCCCAGGAGCTGCTCTGGGGCGGCGTCGACGTCGTCGTCGCGGGCGGCGACGAGAGCATGTCGCGCACGCCCTTCCTCGATTTCGGCGCCCGCGACGGCGCGCGGCTCGGCGACCGCAGGCTGCTCGACGGCACCCTCGCGATCCTGACCGATCCGTTCAGCGGCAAGCACATGGGCACCACCGCCGAGAACGTCGCCGAGCGCTACGGCGTCTCGCGTCGGGAGCAGGACGAATTCGCCGCGGAGAGCCAACGGCGCGCGGCGACGGACGCGGCGCGTTCGGCCTTCGCGGACGAGATCGTGCCCGTGACGACCCCCGGCCGCACCGGCGTCGAGGTGGCGGTCGACCAGCATCCGCGCCCCGACACCACCGTGGAGGTGCTCGCGGGCCTGCGCGCCGCGTTCCGCGAGGGCGGATCGGTCACGGCGGGCAACTCCTCGGGCATCAACGACGGGGCGGCCGCGACCGTGTTGATGCGGGAGTCCGATGCGCGCGAGCGGGGTCTCGACGGGCTCGTCACGCTCGAAGCGGTGACCACCGCCGGGGTCGACCCCGAGATCATGGGCTACGCCCCGGTGATCGCACTGGAGCGGCTGTGGGCGCAGACCGGGCTCACGCCGGCCGACGTCGACGTGATCGAGCTCAACGAGGCGTTCGCCGCCCAGGCGGTCGCCGTGATCCGCGATGCGGGCCTCGACCCCGAGAAGACGAACCCCTACGGCGGGGCGATCGCGCTGGGCCACCCGGTCGGTGCCACCGGCGCGATCCTGTCGGTGCGGGCGGCGATGGACCTTCGCCGTCGCGACCTCGAGTACGCCGTCGTGACGATGTGCATCGGCGGCGGCCAGGCGCTCGCCGCCCTCTTCCGCCGCTGGGACGGCTGAGTCCAGGCGCCGCCCCACCTCGCCGAATCCACACGATCGAGTCCCGATCAACACTCCTGTGCAGTATCAGGATGTGGAATCGAGCCGGATGGGGTGGATTCGACAAACGGATGCTGCGCGAGAGGCCCCCACCCCGAAGGGTGAGGGCCTCTGCAGTGCCGGGCGGGTGTCAGCCGACGACGGTACGGCGCTTGCGGAGGGCGAAGGCCAGGCCCCCGGCGACGAGCAGGAAGCCCGCCCCGAGCGCGATGCCCCACGGCAGCTCCGCGCCGGTCGCCGCGAGGGCGCCGGATGCGACGACCGTCACGCCGACCGAGATCGCTTCCTCGCCGGCGGTCGTGATCACCAGGCGGTGAGCGCCGACGGCGAAGTCCGCGGGGATCGCGACCGCGAAGGTCGTGATGCCCTGGGCGTTCGCCGCCGGGATGCCGGTGACCACGAGGGGCTCGCTGAAGAGGGTCGCGGCGATCTGCTGGCCGGGCTCGAGGCCCGACACCGTCACCGTGAGGGAGCGGCCCTGCTCGACGCGTCCTCCGTTGCTCAGCGAGACGTCTGCCCAGTCGCCGCCGACCTGCGTTCCGGCCGCGGGCGGAGTGCCGCCCGGGTTGTTCGGCGCCGGCGGGGTGGTGCCGGGGCCCGTTCCCGGGAGCTCCGGGTCGGTGCCGGGGTCGGTCGGCTCGATCGGGTCGATGCTGGTCACCAGCACCGCTCGATCGGCCGGGGACGGGGCGACAGGGCCCTCGGACGCCTCGAAGAAGTTCACCGTGGCGGCGAGGTCGATCTGCCCGGAGTCGGCCGCACCCGTGCCCTGCGCGAACGTGCCGAAGTTGTCGCCACCGGCCGCGAGGAACGAGTTGGTCACGACCTTGTAGGTGGTCACCGTGTCCGTCACGTCGAGCTCTTCGTCGTTCAGCGTGATGGCCCCGATGTGCGACCCGCGCTCCGCGGTCTCGAGGTACTCGAACGAGAAGCCCTCCGAAACCCCCAGCGCGAGCTTCGGGCGACTGGAGTCCGCAGGCTGCCACTGCTCCTCGAGCACGGCCTTCAGCTGCGCGGCGGTGAGCTCCAGGGTCACCAGCGTGTTGCCGAAGGGCTGCACGTTGGCCACGGCGCGGTAGGTGACCGCGCCGTTCTCGCCGGGCACCAGGTCGGCGCGGAGCCCACCCGGGTTCATGAAGGCGATCTGCGCGTCAGTGCCGCCGTACTCGGGGTTCTCGCTCGTGGCCCACAGGTACACGTCGGCGACGGTGTTGCCGAGCGTCGAGTACGCGCCGCGGTCTTCGGCCCCGGCCGCGGTCTTGGCGCGGTTGATGCTCTCGGTGATCGTTCCGACCTGCTCCTTGCCGAGCACGTCGGCCTCCGCCTTCGCCTCGACGACCAGGTCGTTGACCTCGAGGTTCGGGTAGGCGGCACTCATCGACACCGGAGCGTCGAAGAGCGTCACGAGACCGGGAGTGATCGAGACGAGCGCGTTGTCTTCGGCGAGGTCGATGTCGAGCGTTCCGAGGCGGGTGCCGTACTGGTTCGCCTGCACGACGGGAACGCCGTTCACCTCGCCCGCGTACGTCTGGTGCGTGTGGCCCGAGACGACCGCGTCGACGCCCTCGGGCAGGTTGTGCACCAGGCGGCCGAAGTCGGATGTGGTGTCGGCCTGCAGCGCCTCGATGCTCGAGCTCGCCCCACCGTCGTGCGCCAGGACGACGACGACGTCCGCCGCGTCGGCTGCGACGATCTCGGCGGTGACGCGGTCGACGGCCTCTCCCATGTCGCCGAACTCGATGTCGGCGATCCCGGCCGGGTTGACCAGCGTCTGCGTCTGCGGGGTGACGACGCCGATGAACGCGATGCGCGCGCCGCTCTCGGTGGTCTCGACCGTGTACTCCTCGAGCGCCGGGGTGTCGGTGCCCTTCTCGTACACGTTCGCGCCGAGCGCGTACTGCGGGCCGCCGAGCGAGTCGATCACGCGCTGGACGTCGTCGAAGCCCCGGTCGAACTCGTGGTTGCCCACGGCGCTCACGTCGAGGTTCGCGGCCTTCAACGCGTCGAGCGTCGGCTGGTCGTCCTGGATGAACGACTCGAAGGCCGAGGCGCCGATGTTGTCTCCCGCGGAGACGAACAGCGTGTTGGGGTTCTGCGCGCGGTATGCGTCCACGGCACCGGCGAGAGCCGCCGCCCCGGCGTAGCCGTTGGCGGGCTCCTGAACGAGGCGGCCGTGGAAGTCGTTGATCGTCAGCACCTGCACGTCGGGCTTGTCTGCGACGAGCCCCGTCACATCGAAGTTCGTCGTCGTTCCGGAGACCTCGTTGCCGACGGTGAGCAGCGGCGTTCCCGTGGGGGACCGCAGTGCCGACGTGAAGGCAAGGCCCTCGGGGCCGAGGTCGCCGGCTTCAGGCGTGCCGGGTGTCTTCGAGAAGTCGCGGTTGTTGACGTAGGTGACGAAGGTCGGGGCGCTCGCGGTCGTGATGTCGTAGACCATCACGCCGCCGACGCGCTCGAGACCGATGAACGCGTAGGTCTTGCCGTC
This portion of the Microbacterium hatanonis genome encodes:
- a CDS encoding ABC transporter ATP-binding protein; this translates as MTTVVRTRGLQKRYGRTRALDGLDLEVSAGEIHGFLGPNGAGKSTTIRILLGLARASDGEASVLGGHPWNDAVRLHRRMAYVPGDVSIWPNISGGEAIDLLTRLRGASRHESVYRRERARLIEEFQFDPRKKGRAYSKGNRQKVALIAAFAVPAALYILDEPTSGLDPLMEVAFQRELRRVRSAGSSVLLSSHMLTEVEHLCDRVSIIRAGRVVESGTLPELRHLTRTEVSFVGADAAFLASLPSVHDARVEGGRVRCTVDSDAVTALLPLLAQHGAEGLRIEPASLEELFLRHYGDDASGSSPP
- a CDS encoding MmgE/PrpD family protein, which codes for MTISHHLRVHRSDENLPREGELAWHLAEVATDEVGVDGDVVDMIVNRVIDNAAVAAASLTRRPVSAARQQALDHPVSISGPGATIFGCALERRTSPEWAAWANGVAVRELDYHDTFLAADYSHPGDNIPPILAVAQHTGRDGAALVRGLATAYEIQIDLVRAISLHRHKIDHVAHLGPAAAAGIGTLLGLDTETIRQAIGQALHTTTATRQSRKGEISTWKAFAPAFAGKLAVEAVDRAMRGETSPAPIYEGEDGVVAWLLDGKDASYDVPLPASGESKRAILDSYTKEHSAEYQAQAWIDLARRLGTERPDLRDPANVASIVLHTSHHTHYVIGSGANDPQKYDPTASRETLDHSIPYIFAVALQDGAWHHVDSYTPERAGRPDTVELWRKVTTAEDAEWTRRYHSEDPNEKAFGGRVVITLADGSTVEEEISVADAHPLGARPFAREDYVRKFRLLAEPVLLPEEIERFLDLAERLPELTAAEVLQLNIVAKHGVLALAPAPKGLF
- the prpB gene encoding methylisocitrate lyase, whose product is MLYAQTPAHEKRRMLRERLASGELLRFPGAFNPLSARLIERKGFDGVYVSGAVLAADLGLPDIGLTTLTEVAGRGQQIARMTELPAIIDADTGFGEPMNVARTIQTLEDAGLAGAHIEDQVNPKRCGHLDGKSVVDGDTAVKRIRAAVDARRDPDFLVMARTDIRAIDGLDAAIDRAKALVDAGADAIFPEAMRDLGEFEAMRASLDVPILANMTEFGKSELFSTEQLRSAGVNIVIWPVSLLRLAMGAADRALDTLEDEGHLTSRLGEMQHRADLYDLIDYEGYTRFDTNVFDFRVER
- a CDS encoding bifunctional 2-methylcitrate synthase/citrate synthase; translation: MTDIKKGLAGVVVDYTAISKVNPDTNSLLYRGYPVQELAASQPFEAVAYLLWHGELPTSEQLAELRASERENRMLQPAVRAAIDLLPTTAHPMDVVRTAVSVIGATDPHADDASPEAELAGSIRLFSALPAVIAYDQRRRRDDDPIEPVEPRDDLDYAANFLWMTFEEESEPLVVDAFNVSLILYAEHSFNASTFTARVITSTLSDLYSAVVGAIGALKGPLHGGANEAVMHVFDEIGDASNVVPWLDTALAEKRKVMGFGHRVYKRGDSRVPTMRAALVELVEHYDRPDVLDLYDALETEFVDRKGIYPNLDYPSGPAYHLMGFDTATFTPLFVAARVTGWTAHIREQRASNALIRPLSEYNGPDERHIDGYEDFVVADDTAERPEEAAG
- a CDS encoding thiolase family protein, with the translated sequence MADRERVVLVAGARTPIGSFAGSLSTVAAHELGAVAVTAALERAGLAPADVDEVVMGCIAQNGPDAYNARRVALAAGLPTRVPAFTVNRLCGSGLQAIWSGAQELLWGGVDVVVAGGDESMSRTPFLDFGARDGARLGDRRLLDGTLAILTDPFSGKHMGTTAENVAERYGVSRREQDEFAAESQRRAATDAARSAFADEIVPVTTPGRTGVEVAVDQHPRPDTTVEVLAGLRAAFREGGSVTAGNSSGINDGAAATVLMRESDARERGLDGLVTLEAVTTAGVDPEIMGYAPVIALERLWAQTGLTPADVDVIELNEAFAAQAVAVIRDAGLDPEKTNPYGGAIALGHPVGATGAILSVRAAMDLRRRDLEYAVVTMCIGGGQALAALFRRWDG
- a CDS encoding choice-of-anchor I family protein; protein product: MPTHSLRRAVAFTATAAAVCALALSSATAASAAIVPAPVTNSATGAALALSPIGTYESGAFDESAAEIVQTYRDRIFVVNAQAGSVSVLDNADPTKPVEEFALTSKGVANSLAIRDDGLGVIAFEAPVKTDPGHVVFFDANAADAASAVLGEITVGALPDMVTISKDGAYAVVANEGEPADDFSTDPEGSVGVIKLPTTVSLPATADAKTANFRAFEPGGTKTLDAKVRVFGPDVAAPGQDPTTLATNRVSRNLEPEYVTVSGTTAYVALQEANAIAVVDLTKPEVTKILPLGFKDYATNTLDASDRDPNGAPTYNQKSYAGLFGVYMPDGISSYVAADGKTYLVTANEGDGREWGDYNETVRVKDLGKNGVAPVCTTSPLASQLGDADLGRLNVTTSMGLNADGTCYSELYTFGGRSFSVWSTDGALVFDSGSQFEKITHDANPAFFNSNHTENNLEGRSDDKGPEPENLVIGVVDGKTYAFIGLERVGGVMVYDITTASAPTFVTYVNNRDFSKTPGTPEAGDLGPEGLAFTSALRSPTGTPLLTVGNEVSGTTTNFDVTGLVADKPDVQVLTINDFHGRLVQEPANGYAGAAALAGAVDAYRAQNPNTLFVSAGDNIGASAFESFIQDDQPTLDALKAANLDVSAVGNHEFDRGFDDVQRVIDSLGGPQYALGANVYEKGTDTPALEEYTVETTESGARIAFIGVVTPQTQTLVNPAGIADIEFGDMGEAVDRVTAEIVAADAADVVVVLAHDGGASSSIEALQADTTSDFGRLVHNLPEGVDAVVSGHTHQTYAGEVNGVPVVQANQYGTRLGTLDIDLAEDNALVSITPGLVTLFDAPVSMSAAYPNLEVNDLVVEAKAEADVLGKEQVGTITESINRAKTAAGAEDRGAYSTLGNTVADVYLWATSENPEYGGTDAQIAFMNPGGLRADLVPGENGAVTYRAVANVQPFGNTLVTLELTAAQLKAVLEEQWQPADSSRPKLALGVSEGFSFEYLETAERGSHIGAITLNDEELDVTDTVTTYKVVTNSFLAAGGDNFGTFAQGTGAADSGQIDLAATVNFFEASEGPVAPSPADRAVLVTSIDPIEPTDPGTDPELPGTGPGTTPPAPNNPGGTPPAAGTQVGGDWADVSLSNGGRVEQGRSLTVTVSGLEPGQQIAATLFSEPLVVTGIPAANAQGITTFAVAIPADFAVGAHRLVITTAGEEAISVGVTVVASGALAATGAELPWGIALGAGFLLVAGGLAFALRKRRTVVG